GGCCTTGGACGCCACCGCCTTCTTCCCGGAGGACGGCGGCCAGAAGTCGGACCAGGGGAGCCTCGGCGGAATCCCCGTGGTCGGTCTCTCCGTCGATCCCGATGGAACGATCTGGCACCGGTTGGAGACGGCTCCGCGGTGGGAGATCGGGACTCTCGTCCAGGGACGCGTCGATGCGGCCGTGAGGAGGGATCACCGCCAGCAGCACTCGGGGCAGCACATCCTCTCGCGCGTCTTCACCGGTCTCCTCGGGGCCCGGACCCTCTCGTTCCACATGGGTGAGGTCTCGTCGACGATCGATCTGCCGATCGATCCCCCGACCGATGAGGTCCTGGCCTCGGTGGAAGAGGCGGCCAACGCGGTCGTCCTCGATGACCTCCCGGTGGCGGTGACCGCGGAGCCCCGGGAGGGGCTCCTGCCCCTGCGAACGGTGCACATCGAGGGGCTCGAGTCCCAGCACTGCTGCGGGACTCACGTCCGGCGGACGGGGGAGGTCGGCCCGATCAAGATCCTGCGAACGGAGAAGGCGAAGGGGGCGCTACGAGTCCACTTCGTGTGCGGAGAACGGGCGCTTCGCCTCTTCCGCGGGCTTGCCGCCGGGGCCGACCGGATGGCGCGCCTCCTCAGCGCCGGTTGGCTCGATCTCCCGGACCTGGTGAGCGGGGCGCTCGATCGCGCCAGGGAGATGGAGCGGCAGCTGCGGCTCCTCAGGAAGCGGCATCTGTTCCTGCAGGCGGAGCGCCTCGCCCGCGAGTCCGCGAGGCTCGACGACGGCACCCTCTGGGTCGCCTCCTGGATGGAAGGCGCGGACGCGGAGGGGCTGCGCGAGGCTGCGAACGAGATCCTCGGGCAGGGGAGGGCACTTGTCGTGCTGGCCGGGTCGGGAGAACCGAACCGCGCGGTCTGGGTCGCCGCGCGAACCGACGACCTGCCAGAGAAGCGCCGTGTCGATGCCGGAAGGTTCTTGCAGGAAGTTCTCGCGCCGCTCCAGGGACGGGGAGGGGGAACCCTCCTCTTCGCGCAAGGCTCTTGCGGCGCGGACGAGGCCGCCTGCAAGGGGCGGCTCGCCGCTCTTGCCTCCCCTATCGCACGACCGTGAAGGGATCGGGGGCCGGGGTCGTGTCGGACCAGTCGATGTCGACCGAGGCGACCTGCGCGATCCTGGGGCCGACGCGAAGGAAGGCGATCAGCTTCTCCAGGGATGCGGCATCGCCTCGGGCGACGACCTCCACCGAGCCGTCGGGAAGATTCCGCGCGAAGCCGGCGAGACCCAGGGCGAGCGCCTCCTCGACCGTCGTCGCGCGGAAGTAGACCCCCTGGACCCTCCCCTTCACGATCGCCCGGAACTGTCTCCGCGTCGCCATGGAGGAAACGTTCCGCCTTCGTGAGTCGGCCGTCAAGGGCGCGCCTCCGCCGGCGGCGGGACCGCGGCGGCCGGTGCAACGAGTCTTGCGCCGGGAGGATGAAGGGGGCAGCCGACGCGTTGACATCGCTCCGGCTCAGGTGGGAGAATTGTCTGGCGATGAGGCAGGGCGGTTTGCCTCGGGCAAGAGCTTCGGACGGCGTTTCGCCGAGGCGGGACTTTCCCTGGGGACGAGCGCTCGCGCACACCCATCGGTCGGAGGGCCAACCATGCGAACGATCCACGGGGCCGGCCGGACTCCCAGAACCGCAGTCGGAAGCTCGGGCAGAGTGCGGCGGATGTTGATGAGCGTCTTGCTCGGGACCGTCATTCTGGGGGCGCTTCTCGCATCCCCGGCGGGATCCTGCCGGTTCTGGGGCCTCGTCGGCAGTTCCTGCCCCTCGTATCTCGTGACGGACCATCTCCGAGATGGATCGATCGAGAATCTCAAGAACCTTGGCGGGATGAATCGCGACGGCTGGGGATTCGCCTACTACCCGAGCATGCCCCGTCCTCTGTTCAACGGGCCGATCGCCAGGAGGGGGGGAGCGCCAGCGAATCATCCGCACGACCCGGAGTACGATCTGGCGGTCGACGAGATGAGCCTGATGCGGCCGAAGGCGGCTCTGGGCCACGTGCGCGCGGGAACGAGCGGGCATTGGGGAATCCCGAATCCGCACCCCTTCGAGCACGAGGGGATGGTCTTCGCCCACAACGGCACGATCTCGACCGCCACGCTCGTCATGTTGCTGACGGAGGACGATCCCGGCTACTTCGACACCCATCCGACTGACTACGTCAACGGCTACATCGACTCGGAGCTTTACTTTCTCTGTCTCCTCAAGTTCATGCGCCAGAGGTCCGACCTCCCGCGGGCGGAGGCCCTTCGGGAGGCGGTCCGGCGCGTCGTGGCGGTGGCGCAATCGAGCAGGCTCAACTTCGTTCTGACCGACGGCGATACGCTCTTCGTCTTGAGGTGGTCTCCGTACGACGCGGGGGATGCGGTGCGGTACACGCCGGCGACGGGCGCGGCCTCCAGCTACTGGATCGCGGCCTCGCAGGTCCTGGGATCGAGCGCCGCGGGCTGGGGAACGCTTCCGGAGAGGTCGCTGGCCGTCTTCGTGCCGGGTCATCGGCCCAGGTTTCTGAGGATCGACATGATCGCCCCGACCGAGACGGAGGAGGCTCGAGCGGAGATCGGCGCGGCCTCGCCCAATCCGATGGACGGAGAGATCGGCATTCCGATCGTCGTTCCCGACGGAGGGGCTCCCGTCGGGATCGAGGTGTACGACGTGCAGGGCCGGCTTGTCTGGAAGGAGGGGATCGAGAGTCTCGCGCCCGGTCCCGCCGTGGTGCGCTGGGACGGATGCGACACTCGCGGAGATCCCGTGCCCCGGGGGGTCTACTTCTGCAGGATCGTCGTGGGCGATCGGACGAGCGAGCGCACGATCACGGTTCTGCGGCGCTAGCGGGCAAGGGAGCAGGCGGAACTCGCCGGCGCGGCCGGGCTCCGTCCTCCGGAGGCCCGAGCGGGGACACTCCGCTCCTCCTCCTTGCGCCCCAGGTCTCACTGACCTACGATCGCGCCAGCCCTTCGGGGCGGGGGGACATCAGTGGGCCGGCGCGCGGAAGCGAGGGGAATCCGGGCGTGCTGGAGCGCTGGCTCAGAGAGCGCTTTCCCAAGGCGCGGTGGGAGGCCCCGGGCGACAAGCTCGGGGTCCTTACCCACCGCGTCCGCATACCAGGCCGGGGTCCGAGCCTGCCCGAGGGGCACCTCTTCATCGATCTGGAGACCCTCGGCTTCGTCGGGCGCCCTCTCTTCCTCGTGGGGCTCTTCCACGCGACGGGACGCCGGGAGGGCGATCTGATCCAGCTTCTGGCCCGCGACTACTCCGAGGAGGAGGACACGATCCGCTTCTTCTCCAAGGCGTTCGCGTCGATCCCCACCTGGGTCACATTCAACGGCAAGAGCTTCGATGTGCCGACGCTCCACCTGCGGTGCGCCTACTACCGGATCCGCAAGCCGAGGCCGGAGGCGCACGTCGATCTGTTGCACCTGGCCCGTAGGCACTTCAGCGGCGTGCTGCCGGACTGCAGGCTGAAGACCCTCGAGAGGCGGGTCTGCGGGCGTTCGCGGATCAACGACCTGGATGGATCGGAAGTCCCGAACGCCTATCATCGATTCGTGCGCGAGGGCGACCCGAACTGGCTCGAGCCGATCCTTCGCCACAACCGCGACGACCTGATCACGCTGGCCGAACTCTTCCTTGTCCTGGAAGAGATGGGCGGGGAGGGCACTTGAAGACGAAGACCAAGCGCGGCGCGACAGACTTGCTGGGCCGGGTTCTGCTGCTCGCGACCGAGAACGGCCAGGCCGTCCATGTACACGAGATTCCGCCTCGGGAGGCGAGATCCGGGCAGCCGTCCCGCCCCCTTCTGCCCGCGATGAGGGAGACGCTCGATCGTATGGGGATCGGCGCCCTCTATACGCACCAGGTCCGCGCGGTCGACATGATCCGAGAGGGGAAGGACGTGGTCATCGTGACCGGGACAGCGAGCGGCAAGACGCTCTGCTACAACATCCCCGTCCTGGAGTCGATCGCGGCCCATCCGGAGACGCGCGCCCTCTATCTCTTCCCCACGAAGGCGCTCGCGCAGGACCAGCTGAGAACCCTGCGCCGCTTCCAGCGGCCCGATGAGGAAGCGGGCTCGCCCGATCCCGGCGAGGAGGAGGCGGCGGGCCCCTTCGCGTTTCACGCGGGGACCTACGACGGCGACACCCCTCCGGCCCTCAGGACCCAGCTCCGCGAGCGGGCGAGCATTCTGCTCACGAATCCCGACATGCTGCACAGCGGGATCCTGCCCAATCACGCCAGGTGGGCCGAGTTCTTCGGCCGGCTCGCCTACATCGTGGCCGACGAGATCCATGTCTATCGCGGGATCTTCGGCTCCCACACGGCCAACGTCCTGCGCAGGCTGCTGCGGATCGCGGAGCACTACGGCGCCCGCCCGCAGCTCGTCTTCGCCTCGGCGACGATCGCGAATCCCGGCGAGCTGGCGGAGAGATTGAGCGGCCGGGCCTTCGCGACGATCGAGGAGGACGGCTCGCCTCGGGGGCGCAAGCACTTCGTCTTCTGGAACCCCCCCCGGATCGATCGCGCCGGCCTCGAGCGCCGCTCCTCGAATCTGGAGGCGCGCGAGATCTTCGTGAGCCTCCTGCGCGCCGGTTTCCAGGCGATCGGCTTCGTCCGGGCGCGCCTGCTGACGGAAGTCCTCCTCCGCTACTGCCAGGAGGAGCTGAGAAGGGACGGCGGGGGCCTGGCGAAGAAGATCCGCGCCTACCGCGGCGGATACCTGCCGGAGGAGCGCCGCGCGATCGAGAGGGCTCTCTTCGACGGCGAGCTTCGCGGCGTGATCTCGACGAACGCACTGGAGCTCGGGA
This genomic window from Candidatus Eisenbacteria bacterium contains:
- a CDS encoding acylphosphatase gives rise to the protein MATRRQFRAIVKGRVQGVYFRATTVEEALALGLAGFARNLPDGSVEVVARGDAASLEKLIAFLRVGPRIAQVASVDIDWSDTTPAPDPFTVVR